A genomic stretch from Deltaproteobacteria bacterium HGW-Deltaproteobacteria-18 includes:
- the prsR gene encoding PEP-CTERM-box response regulator transcription factor produces MEHLLIVDDNEDVLTQLKWGLASEPYALHLASNVDEALAVFRRLHPGVVTLDLGLPPHVESSEEGFRALAEMLKFEPSAKIIVVTGNDDRENALQAIKLGAFDFFRKPIDLDELRVIIRRAFHLHGIERETVVQQGEAALEVRDNCGIVGACAAMRGVLGLIDKVAASDVPILVSGESGTGKELVARAIHAKSLRKHGPLICINCGAIPENLIESELFGHEKGAFTGAASTVRGKVEYASDGTLFLDEIGELPVNLQVKLLRFLQEMVIQRVGGRKDISVNVRIIAATNIDIAAAIAQGRFREDLYYRIGVVNIHLPPLREREGDVRILAEYFLDRITRDLGKPRCGFAPDALACLNTYGWPGNIRELENKLRRAVLLADSTLLTAEELGFGEGVDALNGLGLKDKTLKEARAMLEKKMVLAALAKHEGNIVKASDALGISRPTMYDLLKKHEIEN; encoded by the coding sequence TTGGAACATTTGCTTATTGTTGATGATAACGAGGATGTACTGACCCAGCTCAAATGGGGGTTGGCCTCGGAACCATACGCGCTCCATCTTGCCTCCAATGTTGACGAGGCGCTGGCTGTCTTTCGTCGGCTTCATCCCGGTGTGGTGACCCTTGATCTGGGTCTTCCGCCGCATGTCGAGTCTTCGGAGGAGGGGTTTAGGGCGTTGGCGGAGATGCTCAAATTTGAGCCTTCAGCCAAGATCATTGTCGTCACCGGCAATGACGATCGGGAAAATGCCCTGCAGGCGATCAAGCTGGGTGCCTTTGATTTTTTTCGCAAGCCCATCGACCTGGACGAGTTGCGAGTCATCATTCGCCGTGCGTTCCATTTGCATGGCATTGAGCGCGAGACAGTGGTTCAGCAGGGCGAAGCAGCCCTCGAGGTCAGGGACAACTGCGGGATCGTAGGGGCGTGCGCGGCCATGCGCGGGGTGCTGGGTCTTATCGACAAGGTCGCGGCTTCGGACGTGCCGATTCTTGTTTCCGGCGAGAGCGGCACAGGCAAGGAACTGGTGGCCAGAGCCATTCATGCCAAGAGTTTGCGCAAGCATGGTCCCTTGATCTGTATCAACTGTGGAGCCATCCCCGAGAACCTGATCGAGTCCGAGTTGTTTGGTCATGAAAAGGGAGCCTTCACAGGTGCGGCCTCCACGGTAAGGGGCAAGGTCGAATACGCCAGCGACGGAACCCTCTTTTTGGACGAGATAGGGGAACTGCCCGTCAATCTCCAGGTCAAGTTGCTCAGATTTCTGCAGGAGATGGTCATTCAACGTGTGGGGGGGAGAAAGGACATCTCCGTGAATGTGCGCATCATCGCGGCCACGAATATCGACATCGCCGCAGCCATAGCCCAGGGGCGTTTTCGGGAAGATCTGTATTACCGCATCGGCGTGGTCAATATCCATCTTCCTCCGCTGCGGGAACGGGAAGGCGACGTGCGTATTCTGGCCGAATATTTTCTGGATCGCATCACCCGCGATCTGGGTAAACCCCGATGCGGGTTCGCGCCTGATGCCCTGGCCTGCCTCAATACTTATGGCTGGCCTGGCAATATCCGTGAACTTGAAAACAAGTTGCGGCGAGCAGTGCTGCTTGCGGACTCGACCCTGCTCACGGCCGAGGAACTGGGTTTCGGGGAGGGTGTCGATGCCCTGAATGGGTTGGGTCTGAAGGACAAGACTCTGAAGGAAGCCAGAGCCATGCTCGAAAAGAAGATGGTTCTGGCTGCCTTGGCCAAGCATGAGGGCAACATAGTCAAGGCTTCTGACGCACTTGGGATCAGTCGGCCGACCATGTATGATCTTTTGAAGAAGCACGAGATCGAAAATTAG
- a CDS encoding sigma-54-dependent Fis family transcriptional regulator — protein MSGRILIVDDEESIRFTLSRFLRVAGHAVVTTSSCSEALSKISGEGFDVVFVDIFLEDGTGIDILREIKARGLSCPVIMITGDPGVESVTEAIHLGAFDYIPKPVKQDALLNATRLALSYKLANDEKERYRSNLEAIFRSVREAIISVNNDSVLIEFNEAAREMCGFSQSDVGKPVGLLPQTVNRRFETILAEGLLSGKPHEEDRVECQTGNGVRKVVSARIYPLLNAQGQSTGVVMMLRDDTHVSNLEMKLKDYGQFYRLIGKSEPMQKVYALIRTLASVQTTTLITGESGTGKELVADALHAAGDVSDKPLVKVNCSALPESLLESELFGHVKGAFTGAIRDSEGRFQKASGGTIFFDEIGDLSPIVQLKLLRVLEEREFERVGSATTVKANVRLIAATNKNLREQVVKGTLREDLYYRLKVVEIKLPPLRARTEDIPLLVDHFRERFNAKFKKNIKSVSSDVFHAFLKHPWPGNVRELEHIMEHAFVLCTKGIITFDDMPLDFLKSSGVRSSHSGSRNDDASVVLEALNSTDWNKAKAARMLGIDRVTLYRKIKRYGLVRESSDTKLLRF, from the coding sequence ATGAGCGGCAGAATTCTGATTGTCGATGACGAAGAATCGATCAGGTTCACTCTTTCACGATTTTTGCGTGTCGCGGGTCATGCGGTCGTGACTACCTCGAGTTGCAGCGAGGCCTTGTCCAAAATTTCCGGCGAAGGGTTCGATGTCGTATTTGTGGACATATTCCTCGAAGACGGCACGGGAATCGACATTCTGCGCGAGATCAAGGCGAGAGGGCTGAGTTGTCCGGTCATCATGATCACCGGTGATCCCGGTGTCGAGAGCGTGACCGAAGCCATTCATCTGGGCGCCTTCGACTACATTCCCAAGCCAGTCAAACAGGATGCATTGTTGAACGCCACCCGGCTGGCCTTGTCGTACAAACTCGCCAACGATGAAAAGGAGAGATACCGGTCGAATCTTGAGGCGATTTTCAGAAGCGTCAGAGAGGCCATCATTTCTGTCAACAACGATTCCGTGCTGATCGAATTCAATGAAGCTGCCAGAGAAATGTGCGGGTTTTCTCAGTCCGACGTTGGCAAGCCCGTCGGCTTGCTGCCGCAGACGGTCAACAGGAGATTCGAGACGATTCTCGCGGAAGGGCTGCTGAGCGGGAAGCCGCATGAGGAGGATCGCGTCGAGTGCCAGACTGGAAATGGGGTCCGCAAAGTGGTCAGTGCGCGAATCTATCCGCTGCTCAACGCCCAGGGCCAATCCACCGGCGTGGTAATGATGCTGCGTGACGATACGCATGTGTCAAATTTGGAGATGAAGCTCAAGGATTACGGACAGTTTTATCGTCTCATCGGAAAGAGCGAGCCGATGCAGAAGGTCTATGCCCTGATAAGAACGCTCGCCAGTGTGCAGACAACGACCCTGATCACCGGTGAAAGCGGTACGGGCAAGGAGTTGGTTGCCGATGCCCTGCATGCGGCCGGAGACGTCAGCGACAAGCCTCTGGTGAAGGTAAACTGTTCTGCCTTGCCCGAGAGCCTGCTGGAAAGTGAGCTCTTCGGTCATGTCAAGGGGGCGTTTACGGGTGCGATCAGGGATAGTGAGGGGCGCTTTCAGAAAGCCAGCGGCGGAACGATTTTTTTTGACGAGATTGGCGACCTTTCGCCCATCGTGCAGCTCAAGCTGTTGCGTGTTCTGGAAGAACGGGAGTTTGAGCGGGTTGGGAGTGCCACGACCGTGAAAGCCAATGTTCGGCTTATCGCGGCGACAAACAAGAACCTCCGGGAGCAGGTCGTCAAGGGTACATTGAGGGAGGATCTTTACTACCGTCTCAAGGTGGTTGAGATCAAGCTGCCTCCTTTGCGCGCTCGGACTGAGGACATTCCGCTCCTCGTCGATCATTTTCGCGAAAGGTTCAACGCAAAGTTCAAAAAGAACATCAAATCCGTATCCTCCGATGTATTTCACGCCTTTCTCAAGCATCCATGGCCAGGCAATGTGCGCGAACTTGAGCATATTATGGAACATGCCTTTGTGCTTTGTACCAAGGGCATTATCACGTTTGACGACATGCCATTGGATTTTCTGAAGTCTTCAGGAGTACGGAGCTCGCATTCAGGAAGCCGGAATGACGATGCGAGTGTTGTTCTTGAAGCTCTGAACAGTACAGACTGGAACAAGGCGAAGGCTGCGCGGATGCTCGGGATAGACAGGGTGACCCTGTACCGTAAAATCAAGAGATATGGCCTCGTCCGGGAATCTTCCGATACGAAACTGTTGCGTTTCTGA